In a single window of the Anaerotruncus rubiinfantis genome:
- a CDS encoding polysaccharide deacetylase family protein gives MIRLKILDKIIFPLALALVVSIAGLAVRIAVPTAAQPQPEGIELPVAMYHHILKEEARLNKYTISPDEFRSDMQYLKDSGYTPIVIQDLLNYVQDGVPLPEKPVMITFDDGYESFHEYAFPILKEFGFKSVFSVVGTLADQYSEVDDHHIRYSHCTWNQLGLLHESGLVEIQNHSYNLHINDKGRHGSKMKSGESALTYQNMLLEDLGRLQAECAEHLDGYQPSCFTYPFGQISKEALPVIKQLGFKAALTCEEKLNYITGDPEQLYHLRRFNRPHGTSIQTIFEKAQGK, from the coding sequence GTGATTCGATTGAAAATCCTTGACAAGATTATTTTCCCGCTCGCGCTCGCACTGGTCGTTTCGATCGCCGGGCTCGCGGTGCGCATTGCTGTCCCAACCGCCGCTCAGCCGCAGCCGGAAGGGATCGAGCTGCCGGTCGCAATGTATCACCATATTCTGAAAGAGGAAGCGCGCCTCAATAAATATACCATCTCCCCCGATGAATTCCGCAGCGATATGCAGTATCTCAAGGACAGCGGCTACACGCCAATCGTCATACAGGACCTTCTCAACTATGTGCAGGACGGCGTCCCGCTGCCTGAAAAGCCGGTGATGATCACCTTCGACGACGGATACGAAAGCTTCCATGAATATGCCTTCCCCATCTTAAAGGAATTTGGCTTCAAATCGGTCTTTTCAGTCGTGGGAACCCTCGCCGACCAGTACAGCGAGGTCGACGACCACCACATCCGTTATTCCCACTGCACCTGGAACCAGCTCGGCCTTCTGCATGAAAGCGGCCTTGTCGAAATCCAGAATCATTCTTACAACCTGCATATAAACGACAAGGGCCGCCACGGCTCCAAAATGAAATCGGGAGAAAGCGCGCTGACCTACCAGAATATGCTGTTGGAGGACCTTGGCAGGCTTCAGGCTGAATGCGCCGAACATCTCGACGGCTACCAGCCGTCCTGCTTCACCTATCCGTTTGGGCAGATCAGCAAGGAGGCGCTCCCCGTTATTAAGCAGCTGGGTTTTAAAGCCGCCCTCACCTGCGAGGAAAAGCTCAATTACATCACCGGCGACCCGGAACAGCTTTACCACCTGCGCCGGTTCAACCGGCCGCACGGCACCTCAATCCAGACGATTTTCGAAAAAGCACAGGGAAAATGA
- a CDS encoding TM1266 family iron-only hydrogenase system putative regulator: METRIALIGIIVEDMDAVGRLNAILHDYNQYIVGRMGIPYHQKCVSIISVVIDAPNDVISSLSGKLGMVPGVNIKTVYSKLSTGKDGTACGN, encoded by the coding sequence ATGGAAACCAGGATTGCACTTATAGGCATCATTGTGGAAGACATGGATGCCGTCGGGCGGCTCAACGCCATCCTGCACGATTATAACCAATACATTGTCGGACGGATGGGCATCCCCTACCACCAGAAGTGCGTCAGCATCATCAGCGTGGTGATCGACGCTCCAAACGACGTCATCAGCTCGCTCTCCGGCAAGCTGGGGATGGTCCCCGGCGTCAACATTAAAACGGTCTATTCGAAGCTTTCCACCGGAAAGGATGGCACAGCTTGCGGGAACTGA
- the hydE gene encoding [FeFe] hydrogenase H-cluster radical SAM maturase HydE, whose amino-acid sequence MRELIDRLEAERTLPPGDFVRLLTGFDRQLCDYLFEKSRRAARERFGNRVYIRGLIEFTNHCKCDCLYCGIRRSNQKARRYRLTLPEILSCCENGYALGFRTFVLQGGEDPYFTDERLCEIVRQMKRSWPDCAVTLSVGEKTERSYHLLREAGADRYLLRHETADPEHFARLHPPTQTLTSRMACLNTLKQLGFQTGAGFMVGSPWQTPETLAADLRFLHDFDPQMVGIGPFIPHADTPFKDFPTGGLELTLFLLGLVRLMLPDVLLPATTALATIALDGRERGILAGANVVMPNLSPTGVREKYTLYNGKLCTGDEAAESRARLQAKMESIGYTLTAERGDYRRLNSPES is encoded by the coding sequence TTGCGGGAACTGATCGACCGGCTCGAAGCCGAGCGCACCCTGCCACCCGGGGACTTTGTCCGGCTGCTCACCGGCTTTGACCGGCAGCTTTGCGACTACCTCTTTGAAAAATCCCGCCGCGCCGCGCGGGAGCGCTTCGGGAACCGGGTGTATATCCGCGGGCTGATCGAGTTCACCAACCACTGCAAATGTGATTGCCTATACTGCGGTATCCGGCGCAGCAACCAAAAAGCCCGGCGTTACCGGCTCACCCTGCCGGAAATCCTTTCCTGCTGCGAAAACGGCTACGCGCTCGGGTTTCGCACTTTTGTGCTGCAGGGCGGCGAGGACCCGTATTTCACCGACGAACGACTCTGTGAAATCGTACGGCAGATGAAACGCTCCTGGCCGGACTGCGCCGTAACTCTTTCCGTGGGGGAAAAAACCGAAAGAAGCTACCATCTGCTGCGGGAAGCGGGCGCCGACCGATATCTGCTGCGGCATGAAACCGCTGATCCGGAACATTTCGCGCGCCTGCACCCGCCCACGCAGACGCTCACAAGCCGTATGGCCTGCCTTAACACTCTCAAACAACTTGGCTTTCAAACCGGCGCCGGATTTATGGTCGGCTCGCCCTGGCAGACGCCGGAAACCCTTGCCGCGGATCTGCGGTTCCTGCACGATTTTGACCCGCAGATGGTGGGAATCGGGCCGTTCATTCCGCACGCGGACACGCCTTTCAAAGATTTCCCTACTGGCGGGCTGGAGCTGACGCTGTTTCTGCTCGGGCTCGTGCGGCTGATGCTTCCGGACGTGCTGCTTCCCGCCACCACGGCGCTCGCCACCATCGCTTTGGACGGGCGTGAACGTGGGATTCTCGCCGGTGCGAATGTGGTGATGCCAAACCTCTCTCCCACCGGCGTACGCGAAAAATACACCTTATATAACGGCAAGCTCTGCACCGGCGATGAAGCGGCTGAAAGCCGCGCCCGACTGCAGGCGAAGATGGAGTCCATCGGCTACACCCTCACCGCCGAGCGCGGCGATTACCGGCGTCTGAACAGCCCGGAATCCTGA
- the hydG gene encoding [FeFe] hydrogenase H-cluster radical SAM maturase HydG — protein MYNPKSKIATEFIDDTEIKETLAYAEKNKDNFPLIDEILTKAATLRGLSHREAAVLLECDDPAYLQKIFSLAMDIKEKNYGNRIVMFAPLYLSNYCVNECRYCPYHHHNKHIARKQLSQEDIVREVTALQDMGHKRLALETGEDPVNCPIEYVLESIKTIYSVKHKNGSIRRVNVNIAATTVENYKKLKDAGIGTYILFQETYNRESYEYLHPAGPKSNYAYHTEAMDRAMQAGIDDVGCGVLFGLNLYKYDFVGLLMHAEHLEAVFGVGPHTISVPRVRTADDIDPDEFNNAISDEIFQKIVAVLRVAVPYTGMIISTRESQTTREKVLHLGISQISGASRTSVGGYAEKEEENSAQFDVSDNRTLDEVVSWLMDLGHIPSFCTACYREGRTGDRFMSLVKTQQIGNCCQPNALMTLKEYLMDYASPETRAKGEKMIAQTIPLIPNEKVRRLTAERLADIEIGKRDFRF, from the coding sequence ATGTACAATCCGAAGTCGAAGATCGCGACCGAATTTATCGACGATACTGAGATCAAGGAAACCCTCGCCTACGCGGAAAAAAACAAGGATAACTTCCCGCTGATCGACGAAATCCTCACGAAAGCCGCCACCCTCAGGGGCCTTTCCCACCGGGAGGCCGCCGTGCTGCTCGAATGCGACGACCCGGCCTACCTCCAGAAGATTTTCTCCCTTGCAATGGACATCAAGGAGAAAAATTACGGCAACCGCATCGTGATGTTCGCGCCGCTCTACCTTTCCAACTACTGCGTCAACGAATGCCGCTACTGCCCATACCACCATCACAACAAGCACATCGCCCGCAAGCAGCTTTCGCAGGAGGACATTGTCCGCGAAGTCACCGCTTTGCAGGACATGGGGCATAAACGCCTCGCACTTGAAACCGGCGAAGATCCGGTCAACTGCCCGATCGAATATGTGCTCGAAAGCATCAAAACCATCTACAGCGTCAAGCACAAAAACGGCTCGATCCGCCGGGTGAATGTGAATATCGCCGCGACCACCGTCGAAAACTACAAAAAACTCAAGGACGCGGGCATCGGAACCTATATCCTCTTCCAGGAGACCTATAACAGGGAGAGCTATGAATACCTGCATCCGGCGGGCCCAAAGAGCAACTATGCCTACCACACCGAAGCGATGGACCGCGCGATGCAGGCGGGCATCGACGACGTGGGCTGCGGGGTGCTGTTCGGCCTCAATCTTTATAAATACGACTTTGTAGGCCTTCTGATGCACGCAGAGCATCTGGAGGCGGTGTTCGGCGTGGGGCCGCATACCATCAGCGTCCCGCGCGTGCGCACCGCCGATGACATCGATCCGGACGAATTCAATAACGCCATCTCGGATGAGATTTTTCAGAAAATTGTGGCCGTCCTGCGTGTGGCGGTCCCCTACACCGGCATGATCATCTCCACCCGTGAATCCCAGACCACCCGGGAAAAGGTCCTGCATCTTGGCATTTCGCAGATCTCCGGCGCGTCCCGCACCAGTGTCGGCGGCTATGCCGAAAAGGAGGAGGAGAACTCCGCCCAGTTCGACGTCAGCGACAACCGCACCCTCGACGAGGTTGTCTCCTGGCTGATGGATCTGGGGCACATCCCGAGCTTCTGCACCGCCTGCTACCGCGAAGGCCGCACCGGGGACCGGTTCATGAGCCTTGTGAAAACGCAGCAGATCGGCAACTGCTGCCAGCCCAACGCGCTGATGACCCTCAAGGAATATCTGATGGACTATGCCTCGCCCGAGACCCGCGCAAAAGGCGAAAAAATGATCGCCCAGAC